Below is a genomic region from Salmo salar chromosome ssa11, Ssal_v3.1, whole genome shotgun sequence.
GAGCAAGACTGTGTTGAATGGTTCAATATCATAGTGAGATTGATTTTAATCCGAATTACCACATTGTCTGTTTGAGGGAATACGGATTATCCCGGTGGTTATAATACCAGAGGCTGTGCGAAAACTGACCAATACTGCAACAACAAAAGTATAAAGCGCTGCAGTTTTTCTGTAGGCCTATTTTTcacataaaataaatacaaatctcgGCTCCTGCTAATTTTAGAGTGGCTTGTTGATTTTGGAGAGAAAACAGCATGAATCATCTTGATTCTATATGTTTTAAGGGCTGGCATTTCGTTTGGACGTCAGGTTGTGAGAATTGTCCTCATAGGTTGTGCCGCGCGTTGATTTGAGGGAAGGGTTGATTAGGTTTCAACGCGCGTCAGGCTATCGGTGACGTCGCGCGCATGCCACACTAAGTTAGTGGGTTTGGAAATGCTAAAGCGCCTCCTCACTGATATGCACTCGCACACAAAGCAGACGGATCCGCTCGCGGAACTGGGAACTATCTACTGATCCTCCAGGTCTTAGTACAAAACACGGGAATCTCGTCCTCGGCAGGTCCTCTTTATGGGAGCGGACACAAGGATGGTTATGTAATGGGTCTTGGAGAAGTGCCCGGGAAACCTTCCCTTCGTGTGGAAAGCAGAATGAGCAGGTTTCTTTCAGCCGAGAAGAAGTTTGGTTTCGACCTGAAGCACGTCAGGAAATAAGGAATCACAGTTATAAAGGGATAATAACAGAATATAGAGCAGCTGCAGAACATTCTCACTTATCAAGAGAGGGTATTCTGGTTCGCACCTTTGGATTGTACGTTTTTCGCCTGGCTGGCAGGAAAACATATTGGAGTACGTTATTTGGATCTTGTGAAATATCCTAAATCTTTGGAAAAGCTAACGAATTACCCAACAGATCAGAGACCAACGCTTGCCCATCATGGAAATTGAAATGTTGATGTTATAAAGATACATTTATGGTCAAATGACCGTCTTTACGCGCTCTCTAATCTAACTACCCTAGGATATCTATGAGATGGAAAAACGGGGACTCAACGGCGTCCTTTATTATTTAATTCTTAATGCACCCTTGTTATTCTGTGTAAATGGTAAGTCAACTTTGTTAGTCGTGGCATGCCGTGCTTTTGATGGTGAACACAAATGCTGTCAATCGAACAGCCCCTGTCGTTAGATTTTTGATTTCAAGCTGTTGTGATATGGACCGGACCGGGTCATTATTTGAAGTCGAGCGCATTATTATGCTGCAGTGACTTGGTCGTTATAAGAAAAAACGAATTACGTTGTCGATTAAATGATACATGGGTGAGAGAATAAATGGATAGGATTCAAGTATTAGACGAACACGTGTTAAGACTGTGCTTCAGCAGTTTTGCATAATGTCCACATTTCCTCAGTTATGCTAAGCCTAATGCTAGATGAACACGATCTCTCAAAACACGTAAAGCAACAATAATTAGTATTCTCATGGTGACCAAATACTTGTATTTATTCTGTTACAGGTTCTATCAAACGCCATGGTCATTTCAATTCACAGTACATAGTACACAGGTCACATAAAGCCAATACGCCAAGTTGTGTAGACTACCTTTGCGTCATTGCTTCATTGTCTATTTTCTTTTTAGTCTTAAACTATTATAAACTGATATGTTAGATTGAATGGCAACCTGAATAAGATTGTATTGCGAAATAAAGACAATGTGGATACGGATCTCACTATAGCGCATGTCAGTTGTCTGTCATGAGGCTACGTAATCTCAGATCTTTGTAGATGTGTTCTTTCAACATAGTAATCTATTCTATACGTTGTCTTTTCTCAATGTTAGCTACATTTACTGAAGTGCCCAAAGATGTGAGTGTCGGTGAGGGAGAAGACGTGGAGATGCCGTGCGCCTTTCGGGCCATCGGATCATCGCCCTTCTCGCTTGAGATCCAGTGGTGGTACCTAAAGGAGACAACACCTAAAGAACTTGCACACGAACTGCAAATAAGCGCTCCGGCGAACAGAGCCAAGGTAATGCTGTCCCCATCACAGGGAGGGCAGGTTGGGCTGCTCCTGGGCAGCTACTGAGAGGGGCTCTGTTTAAATGTTCGAAGTTGCACCAAAAGGGATTGACACTTACGGCTACGGCTGTGTGCAATCTGGCCTTTCATGATGGCATCGCCATATGTACGACGTACGACATATGTCGCTATTTATTTGATGGACTTCATTACAACATGTTTGCCAACTAAAAGCATGTGAACGGATATACTGGAGATTGTAAACACTGTGTGGCCATTTATATTAAAGAAGGGGGTGTGTATATTGGGGTGGGCGGGAGGGGGGACGTCACACCTAATGATACAAATGGCACTTGTTTGATTTTCAAATGAGTTCAGGGAGAGTTCTCATGCATGCAGCGGAGATGCCCACGTTGGAATATTCCataatgctgttggataactgTGACATGATTACGCAATCTGTGCCTCTGTTTCAATCGACTCAGGGACACAGAACAACCCCATCTGTAGTTTCTGCTCTGTTATTTAAGCACATTAAGCATGCACTGGAAAACACAACCGATCATTTATAACAGCTCGAGAGTTATTGCAGCTGTTGCTGTCCATGGTGCAGATGTCAATGCACGCTGTTTCGGGCAGGTTTGGGAACAACGCAACtgttgctgtccatggtgctgatgtCAATGCGCGCAGTTGTAGAAACAATTGTACAATGTCGAAAGCTATTCAAAATTGCACATGGAATTCCAATTGTGGTGAAGCTCATATCCTAAAGTGTAATTGCTATTAACGAGAGTATTATGCAGTCTTGTGTCTCTGGCTGACCATAACACTTCGACAAATTTCTGATTTCAGGTCACTCAAAAGGATGCCACAAAAATAAGCGTAAGTGTTTGTGTTTCCTCATGTCCAGCTGAAGCATTCACGCTCAAACTTTGTCATAGTGTAGATATCTATCTGATTTCTTCAAATGTTGTATGTGGCTGCACAGTTAAGTCCCGTAATGCATTTGAGTAATAAAATGTTTAGAAACGCTGTTCAAGATCAAAGGGCTAGTCACATCATATGGACAAGGGGCGCTATGGAGGTCACTGGACAATATTTTAGCACAACCTATGGTGGTAACTGTCCACGCCTCTGTTGCAAGTGGGCATTTTTCCAAGCATCGTTTTTTCTAGACTTACGACTCCATTTTGTACAGTTGGCTCAAACCTGGCTGGCTCACCATTATCATGTCGCCTTTATAATATAAATATAGCCTAATCTTGTTTTGAAATGTATCCAGAGACTTGCCACACAACAGGCAGCATTAAATCTGCCATGTTTAAACCCACCACTAAACTGCGACGTTATTGCATTTTCCTGCCGAGAGGCAAGTTATTTCTCTATTGAGACTGCGTCCACACGTTTAAGATTTTTTGGGATTATAGGCCTTTAGGATTTAAGCTATCAAACCCATAAGCCCCCATCGCGTGCTGCATATGTGGCAGTAGTCTAATGAGTGGCCGGCATAGTCTACTTTGATATAGACATATTTATTGTCGAAACCAACAGGTTTTATTGTGCATGTAgcaatctctccctttctctgtttctctttgtAGACTGTGAGGGTACAGGGCAGCGCCATATCTCACAGGCTTAGTCTCTCCAAGGTGCGAAAGGAGGACGAGGGGGTGTACGAGTGCCGAGTTTCCGACTTGTACTCCGACGAGACTCAGGAATACAAGGTTCAAGCCACCCTCCAGGTGATTCCGCGTGATGGCATGGTGGCCGAGGAGGCCGTGTCCCACATTCAGAATAGATGGCCACTGAGGAACAGCAAGGACGCGGTGGCCGGGGGGCGGGCTACCTCTGAGCCAGGTCAGGGAAAGCCTCGTATGCCTCCTCCGGCGGGAAATGGCCCCCTCCCCGCCAGCACGATGACCACCGCCTCTGCAGCAAAGTCCTCAGCTTCGCCAAGGCCCGGCAATGCGGCCATCCTCCGACAGCAGCACGGAGCTGGTAAGTTAAAGTGCAACAGTGACACCTAGTGATACAAGGGTTGAAGACGGAGAGTTTGTGTTACTCCTCCATCTCCTGTCAGACCATCAGGAGCATGTCATTCAGATCGGTGATTTACCCTTTTTGAGTGAATAATAAATTACACCGACATTTTTATTGTCATTGAATAATATAATGTTATTGACGAATTATATATTTGATGATGCTTGTGTAGAGAACACAACCTGTTACATGTAATTATATTGCTTCACAGGGCAGTGTTTCTTACGGGGAGGTATTCTTTCTTTCATAATACCTTAATAAATAAAATGCATTTATCCATGCTGGGACATATCTACCTATCTTGCCACCAGTTGAGACATTTGATTTTGCCAGAGGTTATATTCAGACTATGGAGAGTGAGGGAAGGTGTGTATGTATCTGCAGTAGGTATCAGAAATATTCATCCCCTTggattttttcacattttcttaCGTGTCGTAGTGGGATTGAAATGTCattgtcattgatctacacaaaattcTCCATTATGTCAAAGTGAAGAGAATGTTAACAAATGAATAGGCCTACaaattaaataactaaaatatagttgttgcaCAAGTATTCACCCtttttgtttaggcaagcctaaattagttcaggagtaaaatgtagCTTAGAAAATCACATATTAAGTTACATTGACTCACTCTGTATGAAATAATAAAGGTTGACATGATTTTTCAATGGCtgacccttcctctgtcccctatacaacatatataagGCCCCCAGTCAAAtgttgaatttcaagcacagattcaactacaaaaacCAGTGAGCTTTGCAAAAGCCTGAtgaagaagggcagtgattggtagatgggtaacattAACAAattagacattgaatatctctttaagcatggtcaagttcaTAATGATGCtctggatgatgtattaaaccacccagacgcAACAAAGACACAGAGGTCCCTCTTAACTGAGCTGTCGGACAATATGGAAACTCctcagggatgtcaccatgaggccaatagtgatttcaaaacagctacagagttcacTGGCTGTGAAGGGAGGAAACTGAAGATCGAtcagcaacattgtagttactcgacAATAATgtcctaaatgacagagtgactaGAATAATAATATATATGGAGATTGCACGGCTGTCAGaaacgagtgtggctgaaatagtgaatccgctaatttgaaggggtatccacatacttttgtatatatacatgttaaacaaatcaaaatacattttagattttagattctttaaagtagccagtctttgccttgatgacagctttgcacacaatgagtaggtgtgtccaaacttttgactagtactgtatacagttgaagtcggaagtttacatacaccttaggcaaatacatttaaactcagttcttcacaattcctgacatttaatccaaggaaaaattccctgtcttcggtcagttaggatcaccactttattttaagaatgtgaaatgtcagaataatagtagagagaatgctttatttcagcttgtatttctttcatcacattcccagtgggtcagacgtttacatacactcaattagtatttgattggcattgcctttaaattgtttaacttgggtcaaacattttgggtagccttccacaagcttcccacaataggtttggtgaattttggcccattcctcttgacagagctggtgtaactgagttaggtttgtaggcctcgttGCTCGCACaagatttttcagttctgcccacaaattttctataggattgaggtcagggctttgtgatggccactccaataccttgactttgttgtccttaagccattttgccacaactttggaagtatgcttggggtcattgtccatttggaagacccatttgggacca
It encodes:
- the LOC106562009 gene encoding V-set and transmembrane domain-containing protein 2B, with amino-acid sequence MEKRGLNGVLYYLILNAPLLFCVNATFTEVPKDVSVGEGEDVEMPCAFRAIGSSPFSLEIQWWYLKETTPKELAHELQISAPANRAKVTQKDATKISTVRVQGSAISHRLSLSKVRKEDEGVYECRVSDLYSDETQEYKVQATLQVIPRDGMVAEEAVSHIQNRWPLRNSKDAVAGGRATSEPGQGKPRMPPPAGNGPLPASTMTTASAAKSSASPRPGNAAILRQQHGAGSGAITTTDPFLFITLLILHKLLPFLFTQ